The Candidatus Desulfofervidus auxilii DNA segment CTGCCCATGCCATTTTTGTCCCTTTGCCAACGATAGATGGTGTTTCCTTTAAATAGGTAATCTGGTTCAAACTTGTCAAACGAGTTATCAACATAGGAAATTCCCTTGTTATCATAAAGTCCCTTGGATACAATAATACTATCAGGACTGTTTTTATTCCCGAAAAAAATGTAAGACCAGCGTCGGGATTTATCGATTTCAAGCCACAAATTGTATAGATACTTATTTCTGGCCTGTTTCTTCAGAATTCTTTCACTTACCATTTTAGAATCTTTGATAGTTCCGAGGATATGATTGATGCCTGTGATACCATTAGTATCGTTTAATCTGGAATTTTGGAAGGTTTGATATTCATTGTAATTGGAATTAAAATCACCTATCAGTATAAAATCAACATTATCTTTTAGTCTATCAATTTCTTTCTTAAGCGCCTTTGCACAAGCTATCCGCATACTTTCAGGCCCTCGTTTCGATTTCCAGTGATTTATAAATAGGACGAAAGGATTGCCATCAACGTTGAGGATTATTTTAAGAATATTCCTTGCATATTCATTGTTGACCTGGATTTCTTTTTTGTTAATAATTGGGAACTTAGACAGAATAGCACACTTTACTGGCGTAGCCTTGGAATCTGCAATTTCAATATAAGGGTAATACACATTGAAATCCTTTAGTTTATTATTTAGAAAAATAAGGGCCTTTTTCGACTCAACCTCTTGCAGAGCAACAACATCAGCTCCCAAATCCTTTATTACTTTAGCAATATTGGTATATTTAATATTTGCAATATTTTCAGTCCAGCCATAGCTCCCATTTGGAATATACTCCATATATTCCGTTCCTTCTTTAATAAGGTCAAAAAGATTTTCCACATTATAGCTTACGACTTTAAAAGTTTTGGCTTCTATTAATGTAATAGAGCACAAAAAAATATGCAAAATTAATACTATTGTTTTTATCTGCCATTTAAACATATACTTATTCATTGTTTTTGCTCATTCTTTACTTACTTCCACAAGTCTTACTTCCGGTAAGTGCTTAATCTTTTTTATAAATTTATTACCCTTCAAACTAATGCTGCCTAATAAAGGATTTGGCTTAGAAAGCAAATTCCACAAGAAGTCTTTGAATTTTTGAGAAAAGCATTCCATTTTTCCAATTTCATCAATTATAATGATTTTAAGATTAGCCATACCTTTTAAATATAAGTTCCCTACAAAATGCTATTTTTAAGCCATTTCTAAAACATTCAAAAAAAGTGTTTAAAAGTGGAAGAGGTAAGCACTTTAACGCCCTAGCTGCTTTCTGGTGTCTATATTTGACCTTCAGGAGATTGTTATATAAATTTTGTCCATTACTTTTAGATAATATCATTTGGGCTATACTTCTTCCTGACCCCAGGGCAAAGTAAATACCTTCTCCTGTTAACCCCGAAGCAAGGCCTGCAGCATCTCCAGCAAGAAATATGCGGCCAAAATGATGACCCCGGTAATCTGTATTGATTAAATAAGGCTTAAATGGGCTATTTATCACTAATGCATGGGTTTTTTTTAACCAATGTAAAAAACCTGTTTTTGCCTTAAAGGCATTTTTAGGGTTAGAACATACAAATCCTATTACCGTGCTTTTTTTATGAGGGAATATCCAACCATAACCAAAACCAAAAACATTTGCATCCAGAAACCACTCAATATCCTTAAGAGGAAAAGGAATGGATGTCTGCCAAGCAATGAAAGCATACTTAGTAGGAATATTAAGATGCCGTCTGACAATAGAAGTGCTTCCATCTGCTCCCACCAGATAGCAATAGTTATACTGCCTACCATTTTTAGTAATGATTATATTCCCATTTATTTTTATCACTTTCTCCTTTTCTATCTTTGTTCCTGCTTTTTTTGCCCTTTCAAATAACCATTTATTAAGCACCCTCCGATTGACTGTAAATATAACGGGCTTAGATGTCTTAAAAGTTGTTTTACCTAAAGGAGTGTGGATAATTTGGGTAACAAATGCCCTCTCAATAATATCTTTAGGCAGTTCTTCAAAGTCCTTTACTGTCAATCCACCTGCACACAGCTTGTCCACAGGGAAAGCATGTTTCTCAAGCAAAATTACATCCTTTCCTGATTTTGCTAGGTAATAAGCACAATTTAAGCCAGCAGGTCCTCCTCCAATGATAATTACTTCACTCATTTTTCTCACTCTAAATTATCATAATACTTGTTTTTGGAAAACCTCAGAAGAGTGGAATTAAGTGGTTTTAAATAATTCTTTCCAATGGTAAAATAAAGACACAAATGCCTTTCCCTTTGAGCTTATTAGTATATTTCTTTAGTTCTTCCAGAAATTTCTCTCTCTTTTCTTCTTCCTCCGTAGCAATGATTAAAGCACTGTTAAATCCTGGCCAGACAGAGGTGTCCAGACGGGGTTCAGAATGTTTGCCCTTTCCCAAAACTCGTTCCAATCGGGAGTAAGCTTTTATCCCTGTTTTTTCTAAAATAGCCATTAAATCTTCATCGTATTCCACGTGGTAAAAAATCAAAATGGCTTTCATATGTTCTCCTGATAAACCTTATAGGTTATTAAAGCACTAACTATCCCTACGATACCACCTGCTACCACGTCTGTGACATAATGATACCTTCCATACACTGCTCCTAATGCGACCATAATGGATAGAGGAAAAATTATTTTAAAAAGCCAAGGCATGTACCTTTTAACAATAAAAGAAGAAGCCATGACCATCGCCACATGAGATGAAGGGAAGGCGGCCCCTCTTAAGGCAAACTTGGCCATCATCCTGGCCTGGATTTCAGGCAAAAAATAACCTACAAGCGGTACTGTATATTTATCTGCAAGGGTGAATCTAGGGCCTGCTACAGGGATTAAGACAAAAAGGATAAAGCAAAAATAATAGGCTAGACTCATACCAAAAATAAGAGGGGATGCCCCCTGACGCCTGAAAAAATAAAAAATAAAGGGAGGAAAAAGAAAGATTAAATAATAAGAGAAATAGCCAAAAGACATGATTTCTGTAAGTAATGGAGTGGCAAATCGTTGAAGGTAAACTGTAGGATGGATACCAAAGATAGCCAATTCAAATTGATGAATAAAGGGGTCAAGTAGGTAAGGAAAGACGGCATGGATATAATGACGTAATAATTCATAAAAATTGGGCACAGAAAACCAGGGATACATGATAGCAATGAATTCCAAAATAGGGTTTGAAAACCCTTTAACTACACGGGTAATAATGATTACAAAGGCAGCATAGCCAAGATAAACTACTAAATAATTTTGCCACAAAGGAATATTCTGCTTAAAAACAAAGGTAATTATGGCCATAAGACCAACATAAATAAAGGATACAATATGAATGGGCATAGTTTTAGTATATAAAGAAGTTCCCATTTTCCATTTTGATATTTTCTTGTGGGTCTTATTGTAATATAACTTTTCATAAAACTCTGCGAATTCCCTGGCCTGTTTCTCATCAATGCCTAAATCTATCAACTTTGCATATATATGCAATGGGTTTAAATGATGTCGAGTCATGTCTTCAAAATTGGGGTGCCCTAACTTTCTTGCTATTTTGTCTAAAACAGGTGTAGGTATCTTTTCCATGTTGTTTTCTTATCTTAAATTCAAAGCTTGTCAAGCTTGGGAATTTATTGTTAAATAACTCAGTGAAACATAAAAAATATTTTCTTATTGGATTTTTGTTTCTCATCATAATAGGTATTTTTTCTTATTTTTTTCTTTTTCCTTCAAAAGAAAAAGGAGTGATTTATGTCAGTGGCCGCATTGAAGGAGATGAAGTGGATGTGGGCACAAAGGTGGCAGGAAGGGTAAATGAATTAAGAGTAAAAGAAGGAGAGTTTTTAAAGAAAAACCAGGTTATTGCCATCTTAGATGCCAAGGATTTAAAGGCTAGATTAAATCAGGCCTTAGCTGCTAAGAAAAGCACAGAGGCCCAGGCCGAGGCTGTTTTAAAAGAATTAAATCATTATAAAAAACAGCTTAAAGCGTCTAAAACTAATAGGAATTATTTGGTTAAACAGGTAGAGGCTCAAATAAAGATTACCAAAGCCACATTAGAGAAAAAAGAGGCGGATTTTAAGCGATTTAAGAGATTGTGGCAAAAGAGTGTTATTGCTCAAGAAAGATTTGAGAGAGTGAAAGAGGCATATACCATAAGTCTTGCCCGATATGAGGTAGCTCAAAAGGGCTGGCTTCAGGTAAAGGCCAAAGATGCAGAGATAGAGAGTTTAAAACAAACCATCAGAGCAAAGGAGAATGCCTATAAATCGGCACTATCACAGATAAGACAGGCAGAAGCAGTGATCAATGAAATTAAGTCTTATCTTGAGGATACCATTATTACTTCTCCCTGTAGAGGCACAGTAATTGTAAAAATAGTTGAGCCTGGTGAGGTAGTGCCTGCAGGCACTCCAATTGTTACCGTTGTTAACCTTGATGCCCTTTATCTTAAAGGTTATGTGCCTGAGACTCAAATAGGAAAGTTTAGTTTAAATACCCCGGCCTATATTGTAGTAGATGCCTTTCCTAAAAGGCGTTTTCCTGCCTATGTAGGTTATATTAGCCAGTATGCAGAGTTTACCCCTAAAGAGGTGCAAACCAAGGAAGAACGGGTAAAACAAGTCTTTGCAGTCAAGCTCTATTTAAAAGAAAATCCTCATTATTTACTTAAACCAGGTATGCCCGCCGATGGCTACATCAAGATAAAGACCCCATGATTGTCCGTGTTCAGGAGTTAAAAAAACAATTTAAAAAAATAGAAGCCGTAAGAGGAGTAAGCTTTGAAGTAAAAAAAGGGGAGCTCTTTGGCCTTATAGGTCCAGATGGGGCAGGCAAGTCAACAGTGATGAAGATCATAGCTGGAGTAATGAGCTTTGATGAAGGTAAAGTAGAAGTGCTGGGAAAGGATTTTAAAAAAGAAAAAGAGGCAGAAAAGGCCAAGGCAAAGATTGCCTTTATGCCCCAGGGACTTGGTTTGAATCTTTATCCTACCCTTTCTGTGGAGGAAAATATAGCGTTTTTTGCCAGTTTACATAATTTGCCTGAAGAAGAATTAGAATATAGAAAAAAAATACTCTTAGAAACCACTCACCTCCTTCCCTTTCAGAAAAGAGAGGCCCAAAAACTCTCTGGTGGGATGATGCAAAAGCTGGGCATTTGCTGTGCCTTAATTCATAAACCAGAGCTTATTATCCTGGATGAGCCCACCACAGGCATAGACCCTGTTTCAAGAAGGGATTTATGGCAATTGATTATAAAATTTGTTAAAGAAGAAAAGATTGGAGCTATTATTTCTACCTCTTATATGGATGAAGCAGAGCGTTTTTCTCATCTGGCCCTAATGATGGAGGGTAAGTTTGTAGCTAAAGGAACAGCAGAGGAATTAAAGTTTCATTGTGATATAGTGTATGAGATGCAGGAAGATATAGAAAGGGTTTATCCTCTAGTCAAAGAGAAATTCAGACATATAAGGATTAAAGGGGACACATTAAGGTTTTTGAGTGAAAAGAAAATTAAGGAAAACACGCTTCCATTTATGCCCCAAAGGGTGGAGCCTACATTGGAAGATGTGTTTTTAACTCTAGAAAAGGCAGAAAAGATGAAAATTGATATTCCTTTTAGCTTAAAAGAAAAAATACCTAAAAATGCCGTAGAAGTGAATAGATTGACTAAAAAATTTGGTGATTTTACCGCGGTAAAGGAGATTTCTTTTGAAATAAAAGGTGGAGAGGTATTCGGACTTTTAGGTCCTAATGGCGCAGGTAAGACCACCTTAATAAAGATGCTTTGTGGATTGCTTCCGCATACAAGTGGAGATTTTTTGATAGCCGGGGAAAGGGATATTGCAAGAATAAAAGAACACATTGGTTATATGTCCCAGCATTTTTCTCTTTATAAGGACTTAACTGTATATGAAAATTTAGAACTCTACGGGCATATTTATAAAATGCCTGCTTCTGCACTTAAAGAAAGAATCAGATGGGCTATTGAGACCATGAAGCTCCAGGAAGTAAAAGATGAAAAGACAGCTAAGCTCCCTTTGGGAATAAAACAAAGGGTAGCACTTATGTGTTCTGTTGTCCACAATCCTGCCCTGATATTTTTAGATGAACCCACTTCTGGAGTTGACCCTATAGAAAGAGAGATGTTCTGGGAGATTATTCATATGTTGGCCAAAAAAGCAGGCGTGACTTTGCTGGTTTCTACTCATTACATGGATGAAGCCGAATATTGTGACCGGGTGTGCTTAATGGATAAAGGAGAGGCCATTGCCATAGGAAAACCACGGGAACTCAAGGAAGAAATAAAACATAAAATAGGGCATATATACCAGATAATAATGGATAATCCTTTAACTGCCCTGGATGTATTACAAAAAAATGGCTTTTATGCCAGTTTTTATGAAAATGGCATTCGTTTGTATAGCAAAAGGTCTTTTACTTTTAATGAGTTTAATGAAATTTTCTCTCCCCAGGGATTAAAAATCTCTGACTTAAAAGAAGCCTATCCCACTATGGAGGATGTATTTGTATATTTGATTGAAGAAAAATGAGATTTAGACAGATAAAATCCATTTATATCAGAGAATGGAAAGAATTTTATAGGGATAAGATTTCTCGGGTAGTGGTATTTGCTATGCCCACCATTATTATGCTTATCTTTGGCTATGGTCTAGCCTTAGATATAGAAAATGTGCCTATGGCTATAGTAAATCAGGATAAAACCCCAGCTTCTAGAGAACTCTGTTATAAATTTATGGAAAATAGAGAGTATTTTGATTTTAAAGGCTTTCTGCCTAATGTCAAAGGGCTTGAACATGGCATTTTGGCAGGTAAACTGAGGTTTGGCTTGGTCATTCCTCCTAAATTTGAACAGAGGTTAAAAAGGGGCTTCCCCTCAGAGGTCCAGGTGCTTATTGATGGCAGTTTTCCCACCCGTGCCTCTGTTTCCAAGACCTATGCCTTAAGCATTATCAATGGTTTTAACTTAGAACGACTGAGTAAAACAATGAAAAAATTACCTTTAGAAATAGAGACCCGTTACTGGTTTAATGAGAATTTAAAAGAGAGAAATATTACGGTCTGTGGCCTTATTCCTATTATTTTAAGCATCAGTCCTACCATATTTGCCTCACTTCTGATAGTAAAGGAAAAGGAAAGGGGCTCTATTTATAACATCTGGACATCTGCCATTACAAAAATTGAATTCCTTTTGGGGAAACAGGTATTTGCAGTAACTATCTCTATGGTAAATTTCTTTATTATATTTCTTCTATCCATTCTTCTTTTTCAAGTGCCATTTAAGGGGAATTTCTTTTTATTTTTATTTTGCTCCTTTATTTATATTTTGGCCTCTACTGCTCAAGGACTCCTTATCTCGTGCTTTGTAAATACTCAGGTAGTGGCCTTACTGGGCAGTTTGCTGATCAATATCATTATTGGTTTTCTTTATTCAGGATATCTGGTGCCAGTAAGCTCTATGTCTAAAGATGCCTATTTCTTTGCCCATCTTTTCCCTCCTTATTATGGATTGAGTATCACTAAGGCACTTTTTTTAAAGGCTGCTGGGTTAAAAATAATCCTTCCTCATATTTTGGCAATTTTGATATTTTATTTAACTTATTTTGGATTAGCCATTCATTTCTTTAAAAAGAGAGAGACATGAGATTTTTATCCCTTTTGAAAAAAGAATTCTTGCAGTTTATTAGAAACAAAGGATTAGTTATATTGGTTATTTATTTTTTTACTCTGGATATTTATCTGGCCGGTGTAGGGATAGACCTTTCTTTAAAAAATGCCAAGTTTTTTGTGTATGATAGGGATATGAGTGTAGCCAGTCGTGAGATTGTTTCTCAATTGGTTTCTCCTTGGTTTTTATTTGAAGGCTATTTGCAAGATGATGACTTAATAGACACAGTATTGCTTAAAGACCAGGCCATGGGAGTGGTTTGCCTCCCCCATAATTTCTCAAAGCATCTTAAGAAATATAGGGCAAAGATTCAGTTGTTAATCAATGGTTCTGAGGCCCTTATGGGCTATCTCTTTTCAGGCTATGCCAGCCAAATCTTTATCAATTATGCCTTAGAAGGAATGCAAAAACAAAGACTGCCTTTGGCAGAGGCAAAAACTAGGGTATTTTTTAATCCCAATATGAATAGCCGGTATTTTATGGGCATTTCAGAGCTACTGACTGTGATGGTGATGCTGGTGTTTATTTTGCCTGCAGCGGCCCTAGTAAGAGAAAAGGAAATGGGAAATATAGAAATGCTTCTTATTTCTCCCCTTCGGCCTTTTCAGTTTATGCTGGCCAAGGTGATGGTGATGGCTGGAATCATTATTATAGGCGTGATTCTGAGTGTGTTTTTAATTATAAAACCCATACTTCATGTCCCTTTTTGTGGGAGCTTTCTATTATTTTTACTCTTTACCTTAATTTTTGTCTTCACTACCTCTGCCTTTGGTCTATTTATTGGCGCTGTTTCTAAAAATATGCTTCAAGTATCACAATTAAGTGCCATTGTCCTTATGCCCACCCTTTTTCTTTCAGGTTCTTGGACAC contains these protein-coding regions:
- a CDS encoding helix-hairpin-helix domain-containing protein — protein: MNKYMFKWQIKTIVLILHIFLCSITLIEAKTFKVVSYNVENLFDLIKEGTEYMEYIPNGSYGWTENIANIKYTNIAKVIKDLGADVVALQEVESKKALIFLNNKLKDFNVYYPYIEIADSKATPVKCAILSKFPIINKKEIQVNNEYARNILKIILNVDGNPFVLFINHWKSKRGPESMRIACAKALKKEIDRLKDNVDFILIGDFNSNYNEYQTFQNSRLNDTNGITGINHILGTIKDSKMVSERILKKQARNKYLYNLWLEIDKSRRWSYIFFGNKNSPDSIIVSKGLYDNKGISYVDNSFDKFEPDYLFKGNTIYRWQRDKNGMGRHLGKGYSDHLPIFAYFSTEPFYFKNKETTSLKLEETKSPQGLLNLNTASKKELMSIKGIGPVLSERIIAGRPYKTIDDLLKVKGIGPKRLKKFRPYFIVK
- a CDS encoding nucleoside-triphosphatase; its protein translation is MANLKIIIIDEIGKMECFSQKFKDFLWNLLSKPNPLLGSISLKGNKFIKKIKHLPEVRLVEVSKE
- a CDS encoding NAD(P)/FAD-dependent oxidoreductase translates to MSEVIIIGGGPAGLNCAYYLAKSGKDVILLEKHAFPVDKLCAGGLTVKDFEELPKDIIERAFVTQIIHTPLGKTTFKTSKPVIFTVNRRVLNKWLFERAKKAGTKIEKEKVIKINGNIIITKNGRQYNYCYLVGADGSTSIVRRHLNIPTKYAFIAWQTSIPFPLKDIEWFLDANVFGFGYGWIFPHKKSTVIGFVCSNPKNAFKAKTGFLHWLKKTHALVINSPFKPYLINTDYRGHHFGRIFLAGDAAGLASGLTGEGIYFALGSGRSIAQMILSKSNGQNLYNNLLKVKYRHQKAARALKCLPLPLLNTFFECFRNGLKIAFCRELIFKRYG
- a CDS encoding PG0541 family transporter-associated protein — translated: MKAILIFYHVEYDEDLMAILEKTGIKAYSRLERVLGKGKHSEPRLDTSVWPGFNSALIIATEEEEKREKFLEELKKYTNKLKGKGICVFILPLERII
- a CDS encoding phosphatase PAP2 family protein — protein: MEKIPTPVLDKIARKLGHPNFEDMTRHHLNPLHIYAKLIDLGIDEKQAREFAEFYEKLYYNKTHKKISKWKMGTSLYTKTMPIHIVSFIYVGLMAIITFVFKQNIPLWQNYLVVYLGYAAFVIIITRVVKGFSNPILEFIAIMYPWFSVPNFYELLRHYIHAVFPYLLDPFIHQFELAIFGIHPTVYLQRFATPLLTEIMSFGYFSYYLIFLFPPFIFYFFRRQGASPLIFGMSLAYYFCFILFVLIPVAGPRFTLADKYTVPLVGYFLPEIQARMMAKFALRGAAFPSSHVAMVMASSFIVKRYMPWLFKIIFPLSIMVALGAVYGRYHYVTDVVAGGIVGIVSALITYKVYQENI
- a CDS encoding HlyD family secretion protein, with the translated sequence MKHKKYFLIGFLFLIIIGIFSYFFLFPSKEKGVIYVSGRIEGDEVDVGTKVAGRVNELRVKEGEFLKKNQVIAILDAKDLKARLNQALAAKKSTEAQAEAVLKELNHYKKQLKASKTNRNYLVKQVEAQIKITKATLEKKEADFKRFKRLWQKSVIAQERFERVKEAYTISLARYEVAQKGWLQVKAKDAEIESLKQTIRAKENAYKSALSQIRQAEAVINEIKSYLEDTIITSPCRGTVIVKIVEPGEVVPAGTPIVTVVNLDALYLKGYVPETQIGKFSLNTPAYIVVDAFPKRRFPAYVGYISQYAEFTPKEVQTKEERVKQVFAVKLYLKENPHYLLKPGMPADGYIKIKTP
- a CDS encoding ATP-binding cassette domain-containing protein; its protein translation is MIVRVQELKKQFKKIEAVRGVSFEVKKGELFGLIGPDGAGKSTVMKIIAGVMSFDEGKVEVLGKDFKKEKEAEKAKAKIAFMPQGLGLNLYPTLSVEENIAFFASLHNLPEEELEYRKKILLETTHLLPFQKREAQKLSGGMMQKLGICCALIHKPELIILDEPTTGIDPVSRRDLWQLIIKFVKEEKIGAIISTSYMDEAERFSHLALMMEGKFVAKGTAEELKFHCDIVYEMQEDIERVYPLVKEKFRHIRIKGDTLRFLSEKKIKENTLPFMPQRVEPTLEDVFLTLEKAEKMKIDIPFSLKEKIPKNAVEVNRLTKKFGDFTAVKEISFEIKGGEVFGLLGPNGAGKTTLIKMLCGLLPHTSGDFLIAGERDIARIKEHIGYMSQHFSLYKDLTVYENLELYGHIYKMPASALKERIRWAIETMKLQEVKDEKTAKLPLGIKQRVALMCSVVHNPALIFLDEPTSGVDPIEREMFWEIIHMLAKKAGVTLLVSTHYMDEAEYCDRVCLMDKGEAIAIGKPRELKEEIKHKIGHIYQIIMDNPLTALDVLQKNGFYASFYENGIRLYSKRSFTFNEFNEIFSPQGLKISDLKEAYPTMEDVFVYLIEEK
- a CDS encoding ABC transporter permease; this translates as MRFRQIKSIYIREWKEFYRDKISRVVVFAMPTIIMLIFGYGLALDIENVPMAIVNQDKTPASRELCYKFMENREYFDFKGFLPNVKGLEHGILAGKLRFGLVIPPKFEQRLKRGFPSEVQVLIDGSFPTRASVSKTYALSIINGFNLERLSKTMKKLPLEIETRYWFNENLKERNITVCGLIPIILSISPTIFASLLIVKEKERGSIYNIWTSAITKIEFLLGKQVFAVTISMVNFFIIFLLSILLFQVPFKGNFFLFLFCSFIYILASTAQGLLISCFVNTQVVALLGSLLINIIIGFLYSGYLVPVSSMSKDAYFFAHLFPPYYGLSITKALFLKAAGLKIILPHILAILIFYLTYFGLAIHFFKKRET
- a CDS encoding ABC transporter permease, whose translation is MRFLSLLKKEFLQFIRNKGLVILVIYFFTLDIYLAGVGIDLSLKNAKFFVYDRDMSVASREIVSQLVSPWFLFEGYLQDDDLIDTVLLKDQAMGVVCLPHNFSKHLKKYRAKIQLLINGSEALMGYLFSGYASQIFINYALEGMQKQRLPLAEAKTRVFFNPNMNSRYFMGISELLTVMVMLVFILPAAALVREKEMGNIEMLLISPLRPFQFMLAKVMVMAGIIIIGVILSVFLIIKPILHVPFCGSFLLFLLFTLIFVFTTSAFGLFIGAVSKNMLQVSQLSAIVLMPTLFLSGSWTPIEAMPDWLRPLTYLSPLKYYIDASYSIILKGVGLSYLWPNLLGLTFLGSVLFILTGYKLRRLF